One window of Trinickia caryophylli genomic DNA carries:
- the waaA gene encoding lipid IV(A) 3-deoxy-D-manno-octulosonic acid transferase translates to MLRAVYRTLWWLVAPLAVVRLLVRSRRERGYREHIGERFGRSSGRGPDDRAPLIWVHAVSVGETRAAQPLIDALIEAHPDARILLTHMTPSGRATGERLFGERVARCYLPYDMPHTVRRFLRAWRPTLGIVMETEVWPTLIDECRNADVPLVLANARMSARSYRRAARFGKAAREVFGGFARVLAQSPSDAERLTALGARQAVVLGNLKFDMATPPELVARGRAWRAAMGARPVWVAASTREGEEALVLDAFDALATKEALLVLVPRHPQRFDEVAALVGRRGRQLARRSAWAGQAAAAAAAPSEVPLAPLPAEVSVLLGDSMGELGAYYAASDLAFIGGSLLPLGGQNLIEACAVGVPVLIGPHVFNFTQATADAVAAGAALQVQDPAELARTLDMLFADKARRVAMRGAASAFAARHRGATARTVEVLGALMEGGRGA, encoded by the coding sequence ATGCTGCGCGCCGTCTATCGCACGTTGTGGTGGCTCGTCGCGCCGCTCGCCGTCGTCCGTCTTCTGGTCCGCTCGCGCCGGGAGCGCGGGTATCGCGAGCATATCGGCGAGCGGTTCGGGCGGTCGTCCGGCCGCGGGCCCGACGACCGGGCGCCGCTCATCTGGGTGCATGCCGTCTCGGTCGGGGAGACGCGCGCGGCGCAACCGCTCATCGACGCGCTGATCGAAGCGCACCCCGATGCCCGCATCCTGCTCACGCACATGACGCCGAGCGGGCGTGCAACGGGCGAGCGGCTTTTCGGCGAGCGCGTCGCGCGCTGCTATCTGCCTTACGACATGCCGCACACGGTGCGCCGCTTCTTGCGGGCATGGCGGCCGACGCTCGGCATCGTGATGGAAACCGAGGTGTGGCCGACGCTGATCGACGAATGCCGCAACGCCGATGTGCCGCTCGTGCTGGCCAATGCGCGGATGTCGGCGCGCTCGTATCGGCGTGCGGCGCGTTTCGGCAAGGCGGCGCGCGAGGTGTTCGGCGGCTTCGCGCGCGTGCTCGCGCAAAGCCCATCCGATGCCGAGCGGTTGACGGCGCTCGGTGCGCGGCAGGCGGTCGTGCTCGGCAACCTGAAATTCGACATGGCAACGCCTCCCGAACTCGTCGCGCGTGGCCGTGCGTGGCGCGCCGCGATGGGTGCGCGGCCGGTATGGGTGGCCGCGAGTACGCGCGAGGGCGAGGAGGCGCTCGTACTCGATGCGTTCGATGCGCTTGCCACGAAAGAGGCGCTGCTCGTGCTCGTGCCGCGCCATCCGCAGCGTTTCGACGAAGTGGCCGCGCTCGTCGGCCGGCGTGGGCGGCAGCTCGCGCGGCGCTCGGCGTGGGCCGGGCAGGCCGCGGCTGCTGCGGCGGCTCCGAGCGAGGTCCCGCTCGCGCCGCTGCCGGCCGAGGTGTCGGTGCTGCTCGGTGATTCGATGGGGGAACTCGGCGCCTACTATGCCGCGTCCGATCTCGCGTTTATCGGCGGCAGCCTGCTGCCGCTGGGCGGGCAAAACCTCATCGAAGCGTGCGCCGTCGGCGTGCCCGTGTTGATCGGACCGCACGTGTTCAATTTCACGCAGGCAACGGCCGATGCGGTGGCCGCGGGAGCGGCCCTGCAAGTGCAGGACCCGGCCGAGCTCGCGCGTACCCTGGACATGCTCTTTGCGGACAAGGCGCGCCGCGTGGCGATGCGCGGCGCCGCCTCCGCATTCGCTGCGCGCCATCGCGGCGCGACCGCACGCACGGTGGAAGTGCTGGGCGCGCTGATGGAGGGCGGGCGGGGCGCGTGA
- a CDS encoding Kdo hydroxylase family protein, whose protein sequence is MNESQIIEVSAADWQGQELAVARETLLAGLEHGKVLYFPNLRFAIEGGEAALLDPRLADPKRKNISLEPNGGALRGVVGDAVTQSAVRALVTRYQTLARSLVDGLFPEYRGKLRAAPTSLRLMQVETRHTSWRKDDSRLHVDAFPSRPNRGERILRVFTNVNPNGVPRVWRVGEPFEQMAARLLPKIKPQLPGSAWLLERLHITKSRRTEYDHLMLNLHDGMKGDLEYQRTCPQETVPFPPGSVWVCFSDQASHAVMSGQFMLEQTFFLPVAAMAEPRCAPLGILERLKGRALI, encoded by the coding sequence ATGAACGAATCGCAAATCATAGAAGTAAGCGCGGCCGACTGGCAGGGACAAGAGCTGGCCGTTGCGCGCGAAACGCTGCTTGCGGGGCTCGAGCATGGCAAGGTGCTCTATTTCCCGAACCTGCGTTTCGCGATCGAGGGCGGCGAGGCGGCCTTGCTCGATCCGCGGCTCGCCGACCCGAAGCGCAAGAACATCAGCCTCGAACCGAACGGCGGCGCGCTGCGCGGCGTGGTGGGCGACGCCGTCACCCAATCGGCCGTGCGTGCGCTCGTCACACGCTATCAGACGCTCGCGCGTTCGCTCGTCGACGGCCTCTTTCCCGAATATCGCGGCAAGCTGCGCGCGGCGCCGACGAGCCTGCGCCTCATGCAAGTGGAAACGCGCCATACCTCCTGGCGCAAGGACGACAGCCGGCTGCACGTCGATGCCTTTCCCTCGCGCCCGAATCGCGGCGAGCGCATCCTGCGCGTCTTCACGAACGTCAACCCCAACGGCGTGCCGCGCGTGTGGCGTGTCGGCGAGCCGTTCGAGCAGATGGCCGCACGTCTTCTGCCGAAGATCAAGCCGCAGTTGCCGGGCTCGGCCTGGCTCCTCGAGCGGCTGCACATCACGAAGTCGCGCCGTACCGAATACGATCACTTGATGCTCAATCTTCACGATGGAATGAAGGGCGATCTCGAGTATCAGCGCACGTGCCCGCAGGAAACCGTGCCGTTTCCGCCGGGCAGCGTGTGGGTCTGTTTCTCCGATCAGGCCTCGCATGCGGTCATGTCGGGCCAGTTCATGCTCGAGCAGACCTTCTTTCTGCCTGTGGCGGCGATGGCCGAGCCGCGCTGCGCGCCGCTCGGCATTTTGGAGCGGCTCAAGGGCCGGGCGCTGATTTGA
- the waaC gene encoding lipopolysaccharide heptosyltransferase I has protein sequence MQKILIVRVSSLGDVVHNMPAVADIRRRYPDAQIDWLVEESFADLVRLVSGVRAAIPFSLRRWRKHPLSSATWREIGAFRRRLAQERYDLVIDCQGLIKTAWVASWARGPLVGLGNRTDGAGYEWPVRFFYDRRVPIAARTHVVERTRQLVAAALDLPVPEPTDEIDFGLDTSRAALALSELGLNLPVPYVVFVHATSRADKQWPEAHWVELGRALVSRGASLVLPWGNDAERETSARLAKEFGAAAIVPPRLSLPAVVGLLDAAAATVGVDTGLVHIAAALKRPTVELYNFATAWRTGGYWSPRVVNLGAGGEPPALQQVKSALAGFGLL, from the coding sequence GTGCAAAAGATCCTGATTGTCCGGGTGTCGTCGCTTGGCGACGTCGTCCACAACATGCCCGCGGTGGCCGATATCCGGCGCCGTTATCCCGATGCGCAGATCGACTGGCTCGTCGAAGAGAGTTTCGCCGATCTCGTGCGCCTCGTGTCCGGCGTGCGCGCCGCGATCCCTTTTTCGCTGCGACGTTGGCGCAAGCATCCGCTCTCGAGTGCGACCTGGCGCGAGATCGGCGCATTCCGGCGCCGGCTGGCGCAGGAGCGCTACGACCTCGTGATCGACTGCCAGGGCCTCATCAAGACGGCCTGGGTGGCGAGCTGGGCGCGCGGGCCGCTCGTCGGCCTCGGCAACCGCACCGACGGCGCGGGCTACGAGTGGCCGGTACGCTTCTTCTACGACCGGCGCGTGCCGATCGCCGCGCGCACGCATGTGGTCGAGCGCACGCGTCAGCTCGTGGCCGCCGCCCTCGATCTGCCGGTGCCCGAGCCCACCGACGAGATCGACTTCGGCCTCGACACATCGCGCGCGGCGCTCGCTCTCTCGGAGCTTGGGCTCAATCTTCCCGTGCCTTACGTGGTTTTCGTGCACGCGACCTCGCGCGCCGACAAGCAGTGGCCCGAGGCGCACTGGGTCGAGCTCGGCCGCGCACTGGTGTCGCGCGGCGCCTCGCTCGTGCTGCCATGGGGCAACGACGCCGAGCGCGAAACGAGCGCGCGGCTCGCCAAGGAGTTCGGCGCGGCGGCGATCGTGCCGCCGCGGCTTTCGCTGCCGGCGGTGGTCGGGCTGCTCGACGCGGCGGCCGCCACCGTGGGCGTCGACACGGGGCTGGTACATATTGCCGCTGCGCTCAAGCGTCCCACCGTCGAGTTGTACAATTTCGCGACCGCATGGCGCACGGGCGGCTATTGGTCGCCGCGCGTCGTCAATCTCGGTGCCGGCGGCGAGCCGCCGGCGCTGCAACAAGTAAAGTCCGCGCTCGCCGGTTTCGGCCTGCTGTAA
- a CDS encoding DUF2242 domain-containing protein — protein MLSQLRFHFSRLALPLAASAAVAACSSAPPPKLQQEMFDTGASPFSRSFRATSNDACEAARRALLSQGYLTTTSTRSDTIDASKDFQPSSDKHIGVEFHVVCTPGEDADNSSIVYANAVQSGYTLKKSDTSASVGLSILGSLSLPIRSNSDAMVKVSSETIQSGAFYDRFFDYVDQYLRTVVKAAPVPATPLIKSSEIPASPAVAPASPATQADAPATGIASQPAAAQPH, from the coding sequence ATGCTCAGCCAGTTACGCTTCCATTTTTCCCGCCTGGCCCTGCCGCTCGCCGCGTCAGCCGCCGTCGCCGCCTGCTCGAGCGCACCGCCGCCGAAATTGCAGCAGGAGATGTTCGATACCGGCGCGAGCCCGTTCTCGCGCAGCTTCCGTGCGACCAGCAACGACGCCTGCGAGGCGGCTCGTCGCGCACTGCTGAGCCAGGGTTACCTGACTACCACGTCGACCCGCTCCGACACCATCGACGCCTCGAAGGATTTCCAGCCGAGCAGCGACAAGCACATCGGCGTGGAATTTCACGTCGTCTGCACACCCGGCGAGGACGCGGACAACTCGAGCATCGTCTATGCGAACGCCGTGCAAAGCGGCTACACGCTCAAGAAGAGCGATACGTCCGCGAGCGTGGGCCTGAGTATCCTGGGCTCGCTGTCGCTACCGATCCGCTCGAACAGCGACGCCATGGTGAAGGTGTCGAGCGAGACGATCCAGTCCGGCGCGTTCTACGACCGCTTCTTCGATTACGTCGACCAGTACCTGCGTACCGTCGTGAAGGCCGCGCCGGTACCGGCCACGCCGCTCATCAAGTCGAGCGAGATCCCGGCGTCGCCGGCCGTGGCGCCGGCCTCGCCGGCAACTCAGGCCGACGCCCCGGCCACAGGCATCGCGTCGCAGCCGGCCGCCGCGCAGCCCCACTGA
- a CDS encoding phosphomannomutase/phosphoglucomutase: MISQSIFKAYDIRGVVGKTLDADVARLVGRAFGSEIRAQGGDAVVVARDGRLSGPSLVAALADGLRAAGVDVVDVGMVPTPVGYFAASVPLALPGGERSVDSCIVVTGSHNPPDYNGFKMVLRGAAIYGEQIQALYRRITEGQFTEGNGGYVEFDIADKYIERIVSDVKLARPMKLVVDTGNGVAGGLAPRLFKALGCELVELFTDIDGSFPNHHPDPAHPENLQDVIRALKETDAEIGFAFDGDGDRLGVVTKDGQIIYPDRQLMLFAQEILSRNQGAQIIYDVKCTRNLASWVRKHGGEPVMWKTGHSLVKAKLRETGAPLAGEMSGHVFFKDRWYGFDDGLYTGARLLELLARASDPSKVLNDLPNSLSTPELQLKLEEGENFSLIARLQKEARFEGADEVVTIDGLRVEYPDGFGLARSSNTTPVVVLRFEADSGDALARIQDDFRRVILAAKPDAKLPF, translated from the coding sequence ATGATTTCGCAATCCATCTTCAAGGCCTATGACATTCGCGGCGTAGTCGGCAAGACGCTCGATGCGGACGTCGCACGCCTCGTCGGCCGTGCATTCGGTAGTGAGATTCGCGCACAAGGCGGCGATGCCGTCGTGGTCGCGCGCGACGGGCGGCTGTCCGGCCCTTCGCTCGTTGCGGCGCTGGCCGATGGCTTGCGCGCCGCGGGCGTCGATGTCGTCGACGTCGGCATGGTGCCGACGCCCGTGGGCTATTTTGCCGCAAGCGTGCCGCTCGCGCTGCCCGGCGGCGAGCGCTCCGTCGATTCTTGCATCGTCGTGACGGGTAGTCACAATCCGCCCGACTACAACGGCTTCAAGATGGTGCTGCGCGGTGCGGCCATCTACGGAGAGCAGATTCAGGCGCTTTACCGCCGCATCACGGAAGGCCAGTTCACCGAGGGCAACGGCGGCTACGTCGAATTCGACATCGCCGACAAATACATCGAGCGCATAGTGAGCGACGTCAAGCTCGCGCGGCCGATGAAGCTCGTGGTGGATACGGGCAACGGCGTGGCGGGCGGCCTCGCGCCGCGGCTTTTCAAGGCGCTCGGCTGCGAGCTCGTCGAGCTCTTCACCGACATCGACGGCAGCTTTCCGAACCACCACCCGGACCCGGCACACCCCGAGAACCTGCAGGACGTCATTCGCGCGCTGAAGGAGACGGATGCCGAGATCGGCTTCGCGTTCGACGGCGACGGCGATCGTCTCGGCGTGGTCACGAAAGACGGCCAGATCATCTATCCCGATCGTCAGCTGATGCTGTTTGCGCAGGAAATCCTCTCGCGCAACCAGGGCGCGCAGATCATCTACGACGTGAAGTGCACACGCAACCTCGCAAGCTGGGTGCGCAAGCACGGCGGCGAGCCCGTGATGTGGAAGACGGGCCATTCGCTCGTGAAAGCGAAGCTGCGCGAGACGGGAGCGCCGCTCGCGGGCGAAATGAGCGGCCACGTATTCTTCAAGGATCGCTGGTACGGTTTCGACGACGGCCTTTACACGGGCGCGCGGCTGCTGGAACTGCTCGCTCGCGCGAGCGATCCGAGCAAGGTGCTCAACGATCTGCCGAACTCTCTTTCGACGCCCGAGTTGCAGCTCAAGCTCGAGGAGGGCGAGAACTTCTCGCTGATTGCCCGTCTGCAGAAAGAGGCGCGTTTCGAAGGCGCCGACGAGGTCGTTACCATCGATGGTCTGCGCGTGGAGTACCCCGACGGCTTCGGGTTGGCGCGCTCGTCGAACACGACGCCAGTGGTCGTGCTGCGCTTCGAGGCCGACAGTGGCGATGCGCTCGCGCGCATTCAGGACGATTTCCGCCGCGTGATTCTTGCCGCCAAGCCGGACGCGAAGCTGCCGTTCTGA
- a CDS encoding oligosaccharide flippase family protein, translating into MRAGARALARPPVLPRMLKRFANRDVAKAFANIVWLGLERLTQIAVAIAVSGLLARYFGPDAFGKWQYANTLLLVLAPITWVCGAEILVPTIVHRRASEVGTVLGSAFALRMTVSALALAATWAAIAAGVTDRVVGAMLAGLAVTMLFREPFIGVINSWLQSQTYSKPQLLASIATALAKAALVYLFVRIALTPAAFGWLWALESAVIAAVLVAYYMRRHGGRLGWRVDGPLLRHFASAGTVFWIGLVCMYLFLKLDRLMLERAISFADLGRYSAAQQINENWIALGLMLAQTIAPAFVYRVDDARQLLLNVRRLMLMAGAIMMLGALVLDALAPVIITRVFGQQYEGAISIFRWCVWLSVPAGIEAIGNLVVLKYQAKYVLLAKWVLALAVAFAVNLVAIGRLGVYGPLVGLAAGYLCAAAVNLYYIRLKLCS; encoded by the coding sequence ATGCGAGCCGGTGCGCGGGCGCTCGCCCGCCCCCCTGTCTTGCCGCGCATGCTGAAGCGTTTTGCGAACCGGGACGTGGCGAAAGCGTTCGCCAACATCGTCTGGCTCGGTCTCGAAAGACTCACGCAAATTGCCGTGGCGATCGCCGTCAGCGGGCTGCTCGCACGCTACTTCGGCCCCGACGCCTTCGGCAAGTGGCAGTACGCGAATACGCTGCTGCTCGTGCTCGCGCCAATCACCTGGGTCTGCGGCGCCGAGATCCTGGTCCCCACGATCGTCCACCGGCGGGCCTCGGAAGTGGGCACCGTGCTCGGCAGCGCATTCGCACTGCGGATGACCGTTTCGGCGCTCGCGCTCGCAGCCACCTGGGCGGCGATCGCGGCGGGCGTGACCGACCGCGTCGTGGGCGCCATGCTGGCGGGCCTCGCCGTCACGATGCTGTTTCGCGAACCGTTCATCGGCGTCATCAACTCGTGGCTGCAAAGCCAGACCTACAGCAAGCCGCAGCTTCTGGCGAGCATCGCGACCGCGCTCGCGAAAGCGGCCCTCGTCTACCTCTTCGTGCGAATCGCCCTGACGCCTGCCGCGTTCGGCTGGCTGTGGGCGCTCGAATCGGCCGTCATCGCCGCCGTGCTCGTTGCCTACTACATGCGCCGCCACGGCGGCAGGCTCGGCTGGCGCGTGGACGGCCCGCTGCTGCGCCATTTCGCGAGTGCCGGCACGGTCTTCTGGATCGGGCTCGTCTGCATGTACCTGTTCCTGAAGCTCGACCGCCTCATGCTCGAGCGGGCGATCTCGTTTGCGGACCTCGGCCGCTACTCGGCCGCGCAGCAGATCAACGAAAACTGGATCGCGCTCGGCCTCATGCTGGCGCAGACGATCGCACCGGCGTTCGTGTACCGCGTCGACGATGCGCGCCAGTTGCTGCTCAATGTGCGGCGCCTCATGCTCATGGCGGGCGCGATCATGATGCTCGGCGCGCTCGTGCTCGATGCGCTCGCGCCCGTCATCATCACGCGCGTGTTCGGGCAACAGTACGAAGGTGCGATCTCCATTTTCCGGTGGTGCGTCTGGCTTTCGGTGCCAGCCGGTATCGAGGCGATCGGCAACCTCGTCGTGCTCAAGTACCAGGCGAAATACGTACTCCTCGCCAAGTGGGTACTCGCACTCGCCGTCGCGTTCGCCGTCAACCTCGTCGCGATCGGCCGCCTCGGCGTGTACGGCCCGCTCGTCGGGCTCGCGGCCGGCTATCTTTGCGCCGCCGCCGTGAACCTTTATTACATCCGCCTCAAGCTTTGCTCATGA
- a CDS encoding glycosyltransferase, translating to MTTPSPRARTDDALADVCVLMPAYNAQDDVARTLASFSEAARVRALIVDDGSTPPIVAPALPNVEIEILRMPQNGGIERALQAGIDALAVRGFRYAARIDAGDLAAPGRLAKQRAYLEAHERVAGVGMWTQVVSRDGAPLFMLRPATEPAEIRRQRFFRASLVHPAMMLRVDAVRAVGNYRVAYRAAEDLDLFLRLMERYDCANLPELGLYYELNTGGISATRRRRQIASTLRLQCRYFDARNVYDWLGLAKNLLHLVTPYTLLQRIKRTLFTAPPPA from the coding sequence ATGACCACGCCCTCGCCCCGCGCTCGGACGGACGACGCGCTCGCCGACGTCTGCGTGCTGATGCCCGCTTACAACGCGCAAGACGACGTGGCGCGCACCCTGGCATCGTTCAGCGAGGCTGCGCGCGTGCGCGCGCTGATCGTCGACGACGGCAGCACGCCCCCGATCGTCGCGCCGGCGCTGCCGAACGTCGAAATCGAGATCCTGCGAATGCCGCAAAACGGCGGCATCGAGCGCGCGCTGCAAGCCGGCATCGACGCACTGGCGGTGCGCGGCTTCCGGTACGCAGCGCGTATCGACGCCGGCGACCTGGCCGCGCCCGGCCGGCTCGCGAAGCAGCGCGCGTATCTCGAAGCGCACGAGCGCGTGGCCGGCGTCGGGATGTGGACGCAAGTAGTCTCGCGCGACGGCGCTCCGCTTTTCATGCTGCGGCCCGCAACCGAGCCGGCCGAGATCCGCCGGCAGCGCTTCTTCCGCGCCTCGCTCGTGCATCCGGCCATGATGCTGCGCGTCGATGCGGTGCGCGCCGTTGGCAACTACCGAGTGGCCTATCGCGCGGCGGAGGACCTCGACCTGTTCCTGCGGCTCATGGAGCGCTACGATTGCGCAAACCTGCCTGAACTCGGGCTGTACTACGAGCTCAACACAGGCGGCATCAGCGCGACCAGGCGGCGGCGCCAGATCGCTTCGACGCTACGACTGCAGTGCCGGTACTTCGATGCCCGCAACGTCTACGACTGGCTCGGGCTCGCCAAGAATCTGCTGCATCTGGTCACGCCCTACACCTTGCTGCAACGAATCAAGCGCACGCTCTTCACAGCGCCCCCTCCCGCATGA
- a CDS encoding glycosyltransferase family 4 protein has protein sequence MNPHDTAPQPAAPLTVCLVCNTAWAIYTYRHGLIRTLVEKGARVVVIAPRDRTFALLEEMGCRTVDLFVASKGTNPRDDLRTLLALYRHYRAIRPEVVFHYTIKANIYGSVAAWLARVPSIAVTTGLGYVFIRKSRAAAVAKALYRFAFRFPRQVWFLNRDDHQAFVDERLLAHPDRARLLNGEGVDLTHFALAPVPRKQNFTFVLIGRLLWDKGVGEYVDAARILRARHPDVRFQLLGPAGVDNPSAISLETVRSWEREGLVEYLGEAHDVRPYIAGANCVVLPSYREGVPRTLMEASAMGRPIVATDVPGCRDVVSDGVTGLLCEAKSAASLAGKLEAMLALSDAQRREMGERGRERVAQQFDERAVIARYLETLAELTGVSL, from the coding sequence ATGAATCCGCACGACACCGCGCCGCAACCGGCCGCCCCGCTCACGGTCTGCCTCGTCTGCAATACCGCCTGGGCCATCTACACTTATCGGCACGGGCTGATCCGCACGCTCGTGGAAAAGGGCGCACGCGTCGTCGTCATCGCGCCGCGCGACCGCACGTTCGCGCTGCTCGAGGAAATGGGCTGCCGCACTGTCGACCTGTTCGTCGCCTCCAAGGGCACGAACCCGCGCGACGATCTGCGCACGCTTTTGGCGCTTTATCGCCATTACCGTGCAATCCGGCCCGAGGTCGTATTTCACTACACGATCAAGGCGAATATCTACGGCTCGGTGGCGGCATGGCTCGCGCGCGTACCCTCGATCGCGGTGACGACCGGGCTCGGCTATGTCTTCATCCGCAAGAGCCGGGCGGCAGCCGTCGCCAAAGCGCTGTACCGCTTCGCCTTCAGGTTTCCGCGCCAGGTTTGGTTTCTCAATCGCGACGATCATCAGGCGTTCGTCGACGAGCGACTGCTCGCGCACCCTGATCGTGCACGGCTTCTGAACGGCGAAGGCGTCGATCTGACGCATTTCGCGCTCGCTCCGGTACCGCGGAAACAGAACTTTACATTTGTCTTGATTGGGCGCTTGCTTTGGGACAAGGGCGTCGGCGAATATGTCGACGCGGCACGCATCCTGCGAGCACGGCACCCCGATGTCCGCTTCCAGTTGCTCGGGCCGGCGGGCGTCGACAACCCGAGCGCGATCTCGCTCGAAACCGTGAGATCGTGGGAGCGCGAGGGCCTCGTCGAGTATCTCGGAGAAGCGCATGACGTGCGCCCCTACATCGCGGGCGCCAACTGCGTGGTTCTTCCGTCGTACCGGGAAGGTGTGCCGCGCACGCTGATGGAAGCATCCGCAATGGGACGCCCGATCGTGGCAACGGACGTCCCCGGCTGCCGCGACGTCGTGAGCGACGGCGTGACGGGGCTGCTGTGCGAGGCTAAAAGCGCGGCCAGCCTCGCCGGCAAGCTCGAAGCAATGCTTGCGCTGAGCGATGCGCAACGCCGCGAAATGGGCGAGCGGGGCCGCGAACGGGTCGCGCAGCAGTTCGACGAACGGGCCGTGATCGCGCGATACCTCGAAACACTGGCCGAACTCACCGGCGTATCACTTTGA
- the galE gene encoding UDP-glucose 4-epimerase GalE, which yields MANKGTILVTGGAGFIGSHTAVELLANGYDVVVVDNLVNSKREAIRRVEQIAQRSVAYYEADVRDAAALGEIFDRHPIDAAIHFAALKAVGESVAKPIDYYRNNVDSLLVLLDTMRARNVKRFVFSSSATVYGVPERSPIDESFPLSATNPYGQSKLIAEQILRDVERADDSWRIAVLRYFNPVGAHESGLIGEDPAGIPNNLMPYVAQVAVGKLEKLRVFGGDYDTPDGTGVRDYIHVVDLARGHIAALDALAERDASLVVNLGTGRGYSVLEVVKAFEAASGRSVPYEIVARRPGDVAQCFASTAAAQRVLGWRAEYGIERMCADHWRWQSTNPRGYA from the coding sequence ATGGCGAACAAGGGCACGATTCTGGTAACGGGCGGAGCGGGGTTCATCGGATCGCATACCGCCGTCGAGTTGCTGGCAAACGGCTATGACGTCGTGGTCGTCGATAATCTCGTCAACAGCAAGCGCGAGGCGATACGCCGTGTCGAGCAAATCGCTCAACGTTCCGTCGCTTATTACGAGGCCGATGTACGCGATGCGGCGGCGCTCGGCGAAATCTTCGATCGTCATCCGATCGACGCCGCGATTCATTTCGCCGCTTTGAAGGCGGTGGGCGAATCGGTCGCCAAGCCGATCGATTACTACCGCAACAATGTCGACAGCCTGCTCGTGCTGCTCGACACGATGCGCGCGCGCAACGTGAAGCGCTTCGTGTTCAGTTCGTCGGCCACGGTCTACGGCGTGCCCGAGCGCTCGCCGATCGACGAGTCCTTTCCGCTTTCGGCGACGAACCCCTACGGCCAGTCGAAGCTCATCGCCGAGCAGATCCTGCGTGACGTGGAACGGGCCGATGACAGTTGGCGCATTGCGGTGCTGCGTTACTTCAACCCGGTGGGCGCGCATGAAAGCGGGCTCATTGGCGAGGACCCCGCCGGCATCCCGAACAATCTGATGCCCTACGTTGCCCAGGTTGCCGTGGGCAAACTCGAGAAGCTGCGCGTATTCGGCGGCGACTACGACACACCGGACGGCACGGGCGTGCGCGATTACATTCACGTGGTCGACCTCGCGCGCGGGCACATCGCCGCGCTCGATGCACTCGCCGAACGCGATGCCAGCCTCGTCGTCAACCTGGGCACGGGGCGCGGGTATTCGGTGCTCGAGGTGGTGAAAGCGTTCGAAGCGGCATCCGGGCGCAGTGTGCCCTATGAGATCGTGGCGCGCCGGCCCGGCGACGTGGCGCAGTGCTTCGCCAGCACGGCGGCCGCGCAGCGCGTGCTCGGCTGGCGTGCGGAGTACGGCATCGAGCGCATGTGCGCCGATCATTGGCGTTGGCAGTCGACGAATCCGCGCGGGTACGCCTGA
- a CDS encoding MraY family glycosyltransferase produces the protein MLSFALGFLVSLFVTLLIVRYAHLHEKFSIDADLSGVQKFHARPVPRVGGIGIVVGLVASAIQLYGPYPAVSRGILALVACGIPALASGLLEDLTKRVSPRVRLIATMGAAALAYVALDIAVVRISVPPLDFLLSYAAVSAVVTVLAVAALANAINIIDGFNGLASMVAMMMFASLAYVAFRLSDPIVLSASLIMMGAVLGFFIWNFPAGLIFLGDGGAYFIGFMLAELSIMLVMRHREVSAWYPVLLFVYPIFETCFSIYRKKFVRGISPGIPDGVHLHMLVYKRLMRWAVGAKTAHELTRRNSLTSPYLWLLCLVGVIPATLFWQHTVHLFVFVMLFAFTYVWLYLSIVRFRSPKWLVVRKHDL, from the coding sequence ATGCTCAGCTTTGCGCTCGGTTTCCTGGTTTCGCTCTTCGTTACGCTGCTGATCGTGCGCTATGCGCACTTGCACGAGAAGTTTTCGATCGACGCGGATCTTTCCGGGGTACAGAAATTCCACGCGCGGCCCGTACCGCGGGTGGGGGGCATTGGCATCGTAGTCGGGCTCGTCGCTTCCGCTATCCAGCTGTACGGCCCCTATCCCGCCGTCTCCCGCGGCATACTCGCACTCGTCGCGTGCGGCATCCCGGCACTTGCCTCGGGGCTCCTCGAAGACTTGACGAAGCGCGTCTCGCCGCGCGTACGGCTCATCGCCACCATGGGTGCGGCCGCGCTTGCCTATGTCGCACTCGATATCGCCGTCGTGCGCATCAGCGTGCCGCCGCTCGATTTTCTGCTCTCGTATGCCGCCGTGTCGGCCGTCGTGACCGTACTGGCCGTAGCCGCGCTCGCCAACGCGATCAACATCATCGATGGCTTCAACGGCCTCGCTTCGATGGTCGCGATGATGATGTTCGCGTCGCTCGCCTACGTGGCCTTCCGGCTCTCGGACCCGATCGTGCTGTCGGCCTCGCTGATCATGATGGGCGCCGTGCTGGGTTTTTTCATCTGGAATTTTCCGGCCGGGCTCATCTTTCTCGGCGACGGCGGCGCCTATTTCATCGGCTTCATGCTCGCCGAACTCTCGATCATGCTCGTCATGCGGCATCGCGAAGTCTCGGCGTGGTATCCGGTTTTGCTGTTCGTCTACCCAATCTTCGAAACCTGCTTCTCGATCTACCGCAAGAAGTTCGTTCGCGGCATTTCGCCGGGCATTCCCGATGGCGTGCACCTGCACATGCTCGTCTACAAGCGCCTCATGCGTTGGGCGGTCGGAGCGAAAACCGCACACGAGTTGACGCGGCGCAACTCCCTCACCTCGCCTTACCTCTGGCTGCTGTGCCTCGTTGGCGTCATTCCCGCGACGCTCTTCTGGCAGCACACCGTCCACCTTTTCGTGTTCGTGATGCTGTTCGCGTTCACCTACGTCTGGCTCTACCTGAGCATCGTGCGTTTCCGCTCGCCGAAATGGCTCGTCGTCCGCAAGCATGACCTCTGA